From a single Chitinophaga sp. Cy-1792 genomic region:
- the bioA gene encoding adenosylmethionine--8-amino-7-oxononanoate transaminase translates to MQTSLSVRDQQVIWHPYTQMQTAPPPIAILRGEGALLFDEQGNSFIDATSSWWVNIHGHAHPHIAAKLAQQAYELQHVIFSGFTHPAAVELAERLLPILPGQQQRVFYSDNGSTAVEVALKMALQYWDNQGQRRNKFLAFKNAYHGDTFGAMSVSGRSVFTRVFDELLFEVVFIDLPTAENLPELVRQIESIGVGNIAAFIFEPLVQGAGGMLMYEAAPLDKLLEYCKSQNILLIADEVMTGFGRTGKNFAMENCTTTPDMICLSKGLTGGSMALGVTTCTTAIYEAFLSNDKLKTLFHGHSFTANPLACSVALASLDIFLDPACTANRQRIQHAHTQFMQQLQQYPQIKNTRLQGTIIAFDIITNNADGYTNNIAAMLHSYFRECRVMLRPLGNTLYILPPYCITDLQLETVYQSVITLIASHLK, encoded by the coding sequence ATGCAAACATCACTATCGGTGCGCGATCAGCAGGTCATCTGGCATCCGTACACACAGATGCAGACAGCACCACCACCTATCGCCATCCTACGTGGTGAAGGCGCCCTCCTTTTCGATGAACAGGGCAATAGCTTTATTGACGCCACTTCCAGCTGGTGGGTAAATATTCACGGACACGCACATCCGCATATTGCCGCCAAACTGGCGCAACAGGCCTATGAGCTACAGCATGTGATTTTCTCAGGGTTTACGCACCCCGCCGCCGTAGAACTCGCAGAACGTTTACTTCCCATATTACCCGGGCAACAGCAACGGGTTTTCTATTCTGATAATGGTTCCACCGCCGTAGAAGTAGCACTGAAAATGGCCCTCCAGTACTGGGATAACCAGGGACAGCGAAGGAATAAATTCCTTGCCTTCAAAAATGCCTACCATGGCGACACTTTCGGCGCCATGAGTGTCAGCGGCCGTAGTGTTTTCACCAGGGTATTTGATGAACTGCTGTTTGAAGTAGTGTTTATAGATCTTCCCACAGCGGAGAATCTGCCGGAGCTGGTACGCCAGATAGAAAGCATCGGCGTGGGAAATATAGCGGCGTTCATCTTTGAGCCACTGGTACAGGGCGCCGGCGGCATGCTGATGTACGAGGCAGCACCGCTCGATAAACTGCTGGAATACTGTAAATCACAAAATATCCTGCTGATCGCAGATGAAGTAATGACGGGATTTGGTCGTACAGGGAAAAATTTCGCGATGGAAAACTGTACTACTACGCCGGATATGATCTGTTTGTCGAAAGGCCTTACCGGTGGCAGTATGGCACTCGGAGTTACTACCTGCACTACAGCTATCTACGAGGCATTCCTATCGAACGACAAGTTGAAAACGCTCTTCCATGGCCACTCTTTCACTGCCAACCCGCTGGCCTGCTCTGTAGCGCTGGCCAGTCTGGATATATTCCTGGACCCGGCCTGTACCGCCAACCGCCAGCGGATACAACATGCCCATACACAATTCATGCAGCAGCTGCAGCAATATCCGCAAATAAAAAACACAAGACTGCAAGGCACCATTATCGCATTTGATATTATTACTAATAACGCCGACGGATATACGAATAATATTGCGGCCATGTTGCATAGCTATTTCCGGGAATGCAGGGTGATGTTGCGGCCACTGGGCAATACGCTCTATATCCTGCCACCATACTGCATTACAGACCTTCAGCTGGAAACGGTTTACCAGTCGGTGATTACGCTGATAGCATCTCACTTGAAATAA
- a CDS encoding ABC transporter permease: MNGAKYSQWRAMFAITKGSLRATFRSPSSVVFSLAFPLVFILVFGFIGNSTVSIKVGVDRHTDINTAFYKSLETNKTLKLITDASDAEMAENLKKGNYVAILNIESKPDAEGHVKYDVHVKTSTATDANKRGILVAALRGVIGRMDSQEYPRPSVATIIPEEVPGRIYKTIDFILPGQLGFALMSGAVFTTAFLFYGLRQTLVLKRFFATPIKRGYILFAEGLSRTLFQLISSVIIIALGHFAFGFTLVNGFVTFLEMLVLSAFGLIVFLGFGFIVSGIARTESTIPLFANIITLPQFLLAGTFFPIDSFPGWLQPICKIMPLTYLADALREVAYEGKHLWNVGTDIGILALWGIIVYAVAVKVFRWE; this comes from the coding sequence ATGAACGGAGCTAAGTACAGTCAGTGGAGAGCCATGTTTGCCATTACAAAAGGAAGCCTGAGAGCTACTTTCAGAAGTCCGTCTTCTGTAGTATTCAGTCTGGCCTTTCCGCTGGTATTTATCCTTGTGTTTGGATTTATCGGAAACAGCACTGTTTCCATAAAAGTAGGGGTAGATCGTCATACGGATATCAATACAGCATTCTATAAGTCGTTGGAAACCAACAAGACATTGAAGCTGATCACGGATGCCAGTGATGCGGAAATGGCGGAAAACCTCAAAAAAGGCAATTATGTAGCTATTCTTAATATTGAATCCAAACCGGATGCCGAAGGGCACGTGAAATATGATGTTCACGTGAAAACCTCCACGGCTACCGATGCCAACAAAAGAGGCATCCTGGTAGCAGCACTGAGGGGTGTTATAGGCCGTATGGACAGCCAGGAATATCCAAGGCCTTCCGTGGCGACCATCATCCCGGAAGAGGTGCCGGGTCGTATTTATAAAACGATCGACTTTATCCTGCCGGGCCAGCTGGGCTTTGCCCTGATGAGCGGCGCCGTATTTACCACCGCCTTTCTGTTTTACGGATTACGTCAGACGCTGGTGCTGAAACGTTTCTTTGCAACGCCTATCAAAAGAGGGTATATACTTTTCGCGGAAGGCTTGAGCCGCACGTTGTTTCAGCTGATCAGTTCCGTGATCATCATTGCCCTGGGGCACTTTGCATTCGGTTTTACGCTCGTAAACGGATTTGTGACCTTCCTGGAAATGCTGGTATTATCCGCCTTCGGACTGATTGTTTTCCTGGGCTTTGGCTTTATCGTAAGTGGTATCGCCAGAACAGAAAGCACGATTCCTTTATTCGCCAACATCATTACCCTGCCACAATTCCTGCTGGCGGGTACATTCTTCCCAATAGATTCATTCCCTGGCTGGTTACAGCCTATTTGTAAAATTATGCCCCTGACTTACCTGGCGGACGCCTTGCGTGAAGTAGCGTACGAAGGTAAGCACCTGTGGAATGTTGGTACAGACATCGGCATTCTGGCACTGTGGGGCATTATCGTTTATGCGGTAGCCGTAAAAGTATTTAGGTGGGAGTAG
- a CDS encoding LTA synthase family protein: MTPNFKRYSVLFGYVALFLVLSTLVRLALLIWALPDAGLSFGGIISIFVKGFVFDLGVSLFFTLLYSLYLLVLPQRLNNTLFNRIFTYSGFFLAVLITIFSFFAEFTFWGEYSARFDFIAVDYLLYTYEVISNINQSYPLPLLIGGVVGFTALVTWLLAKRGTFKASFQSYTPFKKRLLMTGALIGACLLHVYLISNTWAESGKNRYQQELSKAGIYSFVSAYVNNELPYDKYYLETGNSQAFADMRSLLQTPDAKFLEDGNSIYRSITDTAQVVGKPNVIMVTIESFSADFMARFGNTQGITPVLDSIAKQSILFTNLYATGTRTVRGMEALTLAVPPTPGQSIVRRKNNEGLFSLSTIFEQAGYDRTFFYGGDGYFDNMNQFFGNNGFDIMDRLRHRFVGDQFPTKRTNYPDSAVHFENAWGICDEDIYTGVIKNADEKYAAGKPFFDFVMTVSNHRPFTYPEGKIDIPSHTSREGAVKYTDYAIGDFLHRIKDKPWFKNTIIIFVADHCASSAGKNEIEVSKYHIPCMLYNVPGQAPTEIPAMCSQLDIYPTLLGLLHWSYNTNLYGQNVLAADYKPRAMISTYQLLGYLEPGKLVILSPQRKAQSFNVKAETGDLQAITADSAMIRKAVANYQTAYSLFKTGGMRKK, translated from the coding sequence ATGACACCTAATTTTAAAAGATATTCCGTTTTATTCGGATATGTAGCGCTATTCCTTGTTCTGTCTACATTAGTACGGCTGGCATTGTTAATATGGGCACTTCCCGACGCCGGCCTGAGCTTCGGAGGCATCATCAGTATTTTCGTGAAAGGCTTTGTATTCGACCTGGGCGTATCCCTGTTCTTTACACTGCTCTATTCCCTTTACCTGTTAGTGCTGCCGCAAAGACTCAACAATACTTTGTTCAACAGGATCTTCACTTACAGCGGATTTTTCCTCGCAGTGCTGATCACCATATTTTCTTTTTTTGCAGAATTTACGTTCTGGGGAGAATATTCGGCAAGATTTGATTTTATCGCGGTAGACTACCTGCTGTATACCTACGAAGTAATCAGCAATATTAATCAGTCGTACCCACTGCCGTTACTCATAGGCGGTGTAGTTGGATTCACCGCCCTGGTAACCTGGCTGCTGGCTAAAAGAGGGACTTTTAAAGCCAGTTTCCAATCATATACACCATTCAAAAAACGACTGCTGATGACCGGCGCATTGATTGGTGCCTGTCTGCTGCACGTCTATCTCATCAGCAATACCTGGGCAGAAAGCGGCAAAAACAGGTACCAGCAGGAATTATCAAAAGCAGGTATCTACTCTTTTGTTTCTGCCTATGTCAATAACGAACTGCCATACGATAAATATTACCTGGAAACAGGTAATAGTCAGGCTTTTGCAGATATGCGTTCCTTATTGCAGACACCTGATGCGAAATTCCTGGAAGATGGCAACAGCATCTACAGAAGCATAACTGATACCGCGCAGGTAGTCGGCAAACCTAATGTCATCATGGTGACCATCGAAAGCTTCAGTGCCGACTTCATGGCCCGTTTCGGTAACACACAGGGCATCACACCGGTACTGGACAGCATCGCCAAACAAAGTATCCTGTTTACCAACCTGTATGCTACCGGCACACGCACCGTAAGAGGCATGGAAGCCCTTACCCTGGCCGTTCCGCCAACACCTGGACAGAGTATCGTCAGAAGAAAAAATAACGAAGGACTGTTTTCACTGAGCACCATTTTTGAACAGGCAGGCTACGACCGTACCTTCTTCTATGGCGGCGATGGCTACTTCGATAATATGAACCAGTTCTTTGGTAATAATGGCTTCGATATAATGGACAGACTGCGTCACCGCTTCGTTGGCGACCAGTTCCCGACGAAACGTACCAACTACCCGGATAGCGCCGTTCATTTCGAAAACGCCTGGGGTATCTGTGATGAAGATATCTACACCGGCGTTATTAAAAATGCTGACGAGAAATATGCCGCCGGCAAACCTTTCTTCGACTTCGTGATGACCGTGTCTAACCACCGTCCGTTTACATATCCTGAAGGTAAAATCGATATCCCGTCGCATACCAGCAGAGAAGGTGCCGTGAAGTATACCGATTATGCCATCGGCGATTTCCTGCACCGTATCAAAGACAAGCCATGGTTTAAAAATACCATCATTATTTTTGTGGCAGACCATTGCGCCAGCAGTGCAGGTAAGAACGAAATTGAAGTAAGCAAATACCATATTCCGTGTATGCTGTATAATGTGCCAGGACAAGCACCAACAGAGATTCCAGCCATGTGCTCACAGCTGGATATTTATCCTACCCTGTTAGGACTCCTTCACTGGTCATACAATACAAACCTCTATGGCCAGAACGTATTGGCGGCAGACTACAAACCAAGAGCCATGATCAGCACCTATCAGCTGCTGGGTTACCTGGAACCGGGAAAACTGGTGATCCTTAGCCCGCAACGTAAGGCACAATCATTCAACGTGAAAGCCGAAACCGGCGACCTGCAGGCAATTACAGCAGACAGCGCCATGATCCGCAAAGCAGTGGCTAACTACCAGACAGCCTATTCGCTGTTTAAAACAGGTGGTATGCGAAAAAAATAA
- a CDS encoding SRPBCC family protein produces the protein MQAFFIILGALIVLILALFVFSMLLSSSVKVERVLLIPAPPERIFPFVNVIKNWELWSPWKEIDPNVKITYGEKDSGAGAGYTWDSKDRKIGRGSVVITASKENQSISTETDFMNMGVAKGYFRFEPAPGGTLVTWGSVTDMGQHPVRKLVGLMLDKWIGKDFEKGLSNLSRLATKR, from the coding sequence ATGCAAGCCTTTTTTATTATCCTGGGTGCATTGATCGTACTGATACTGGCGTTGTTCGTGTTCAGTATGTTATTGTCATCTTCGGTGAAAGTAGAGCGTGTTTTGCTGATACCAGCTCCTCCCGAGCGTATATTCCCTTTCGTTAATGTCATAAAGAACTGGGAATTATGGTCGCCCTGGAAAGAGATAGACCCGAATGTAAAGATCACCTATGGTGAGAAGGACAGCGGCGCCGGGGCAGGTTATACCTGGGACAGCAAAGACCGGAAAATAGGCAGGGGAAGCGTAGTCATTACCGCATCAAAGGAAAATCAATCTATCTCTACAGAAACAGATTTTATGAATATGGGAGTAGCTAAGGGCTATTTCCGTTTCGAACCGGCTCCCGGCGGTACTTTGGTGACCTGGGGATCCGTTACGGATATGGGCCAGCACCCGGTCCGTAAGCTGGTAGGACTGATGCTGGATAAATGGATAGGGAAGGATTTTGAAAAAGGGCTGAGTAACCTCTCCCGATTAGCAACAAAAAGATAA
- a CDS encoding SRPBCC family protein produces MRFIKLGIISVIVFGSLMFLGSLLLPSTAVVERTGVIQAPIDVVYAHIGDLKAWAPWNPWFKPDSTATIQFSQQTSGTGAWYTWEGSHSSGKVTILDSDPKKGIHYSMDVKNMKPVDAGIELKPTADGKATAIFWHMQTHLGMLPWWKLRGFMADKIFGPAMDQGLTTLSQLCEGK; encoded by the coding sequence ATGAGATTTATTAAGTTAGGAATTATCAGTGTTATCGTTTTTGGAAGCCTGATGTTCCTTGGCTCCTTACTGCTTCCGTCAACAGCGGTGGTGGAACGTACAGGAGTGATCCAGGCCCCTATTGATGTAGTGTATGCGCATATCGGTGACCTGAAAGCCTGGGCGCCATGGAATCCCTGGTTTAAGCCCGATAGTACCGCCACCATACAATTCTCACAGCAAACAAGTGGTACCGGCGCCTGGTATACCTGGGAAGGTAGCCACAGCAGTGGAAAAGTTACCATCCTGGATAGTGATCCTAAAAAAGGTATCCATTATTCCATGGATGTCAAAAATATGAAGCCGGTAGATGCCGGTATTGAGTTGAAACCTACCGCCGACGGCAAAGCAACCGCTATCTTCTGGCATATGCAAACCCATCTGGGAATGCTCCCGTGGTGGAAACTGAGGGGATTTATGGCTGATAAAATCTTTGGACCTGCTATGGACCAGGGACTTACAACATTAAGTCAGCTTTGTGAAGGAAAATAA
- a CDS encoding ATP-binding protein produces the protein MLASTVPALLPMAVAEEEIAEIADLQLKLTQLNSIMDTLCSMHQTMALHRNPGSTLETFLYNLMSITESECGFVGEVKSDGTLFPSIITHAISHANWVRDMKKKFGKEQDNGLRFLQMETLARQVIKTELPILNNNPLPDEQSMEFADHIPRLRSFIGIPVLYDKQLIGIIGLGNKPGGYSTTTYDILKPLVQTYAILLFANNQEKERNRIEKANRRMTSDLEALVTTLDDIVFELNENKIFTKVWCNNERLLFKPKDQVLNRPITEVMGELATIFDSLADTVLGTGEPMEYEYKDIRQDINNWYRMKMSLITADHPDAPKRLLILVKNISRRKMDELALQQAKAELERNNHLLNISQQMGAIGGWEFNTATSELFWTKQIYDLREVPYDHPISLATCSIFYHPDDRAIFEEHRKNLFENHKSYCLELRHVSANGTPTWVKTVGMPIFTNGKISHFRGIIMDITNQKVTELELVKAKEFAEKAATSRSEFLSVMSHEIRTPLNAIIGIAGILEDNHHADNTEVVHSLQFSANHLLGLINDILDFSKIEAGKIELEHIPVNLNQLIHGIAGNFQPLAKGKGIKLFTALDHELPPMILGDPVRLSQILNNLVNNAIKFTSKGSVCIEVHQEERHGNRIHICFTVRDTGIGIPAALHDRIFETFSQADAATARQHGGTGLGLAITKKLVEIQRGHITLDSAPGKGSAFSFTLGFEIPVAHPVELRCKQWAPGFLEGMNLLVVEDNIINIRILEMQLKKSGAGVTTATNGKQALERLKEQTFDGIILDLHMPEMNGYEAIPHIKMIQPDAFIIVLTADIMPEVAEKLSMLHVTDLLPKPYAAADLYKALAHHYA, from the coding sequence ATGCTGGCTTCAACCGTACCTGCATTGCTACCCATGGCTGTAGCGGAAGAAGAAATTGCGGAAATTGCTGACCTACAGCTGAAGTTAACGCAGCTCAACAGTATCATGGACACCTTATGTTCCATGCATCAGACAATGGCGCTGCACCGAAACCCCGGTTCCACGCTGGAAACCTTTCTGTATAACCTGATGAGTATTACTGAAAGCGAATGTGGTTTTGTAGGCGAAGTGAAATCCGATGGTACCCTCTTTCCTTCCATTATCACGCATGCCATCAGCCATGCAAACTGGGTCCGTGATATGAAAAAGAAATTCGGAAAGGAACAGGACAACGGCCTCCGGTTCCTCCAGATGGAAACCCTCGCCAGGCAAGTCATCAAAACTGAATTACCCATCCTGAACAACAATCCGCTCCCCGATGAACAGTCGATGGAGTTTGCTGACCATATCCCAAGACTACGCTCCTTTATTGGAATTCCTGTTCTTTACGACAAACAGCTGATCGGTATCATAGGGCTGGGAAATAAGCCTGGAGGCTATTCTACCACCACCTATGATATCCTGAAGCCCCTTGTTCAAACCTATGCCATTTTGCTTTTCGCCAACAACCAGGAAAAAGAACGCAACCGCATCGAAAAAGCAAATCGCCGCATGACGTCTGACCTGGAAGCACTGGTAACCACCCTGGACGATATCGTATTCGAACTCAATGAAAACAAAATCTTTACTAAAGTATGGTGCAACAATGAACGCCTGCTATTCAAACCTAAAGACCAGGTACTGAACAGACCAATCACGGAAGTGATGGGTGAACTCGCCACCATCTTCGACTCACTCGCTGATACCGTATTAGGTACCGGAGAACCAATGGAATATGAATATAAAGATATCCGCCAGGATATAAATAACTGGTACCGCATGAAGATGTCGCTCATAACAGCCGATCATCCCGATGCACCCAAACGCCTGCTTATCCTGGTAAAAAATATCAGCAGACGTAAGATGGACGAACTGGCCCTTCAACAGGCTAAAGCTGAACTGGAAAGAAATAATCATCTCCTCAATATCAGCCAGCAAATGGGCGCCATCGGTGGATGGGAATTCAATACCGCCACCAGTGAACTCTTCTGGACCAAACAAATCTATGATCTCAGGGAAGTACCCTACGATCATCCGATATCCCTGGCTACCTGCTCCATATTCTATCATCCGGACGACAGGGCCATATTTGAAGAACACAGAAAAAACCTCTTTGAAAACCATAAATCCTATTGCCTCGAATTACGCCACGTATCTGCCAATGGCACACCTACATGGGTAAAAACCGTTGGCATGCCGATCTTTACCAATGGCAAAATCTCCCACTTCAGGGGTATCATTATGGATATCACCAACCAGAAAGTAACAGAACTGGAACTGGTGAAAGCAAAAGAATTTGCAGAAAAAGCCGCCACTTCCCGCAGTGAGTTCCTTTCCGTGATGAGCCATGAAATCCGTACGCCCCTAAACGCTATTATCGGTATAGCAGGCATCCTGGAAGATAACCACCACGCAGATAATACAGAGGTGGTCCATAGCCTGCAATTTTCCGCAAATCACCTGCTGGGACTTATCAACGACATTCTTGATTTTAGTAAGATAGAAGCCGGGAAGATAGAACTGGAACACATACCTGTCAATCTCAATCAGCTGATACATGGTATTGCCGGCAATTTCCAGCCACTCGCCAAAGGCAAAGGCATCAAACTGTTTACAGCACTGGACCACGAGCTGCCGCCAATGATCCTCGGCGATCCTGTAAGACTCTCACAGATACTGAATAACCTCGTCAACAACGCCATCAAATTTACTTCCAAAGGCTCCGTCTGCATTGAAGTGCACCAGGAAGAACGACATGGCAACAGAATACATATCTGCTTCACGGTACGTGATACTGGTATCGGCATCCCTGCGGCACTGCACGACCGTATTTTTGAAACCTTCTCCCAGGCAGATGCAGCTACCGCCAGACAACATGGTGGCACAGGCCTCGGACTTGCCATCACCAAAAAACTGGTGGAAATACAACGCGGACATATCACGCTGGACAGTGCTCCCGGTAAAGGCAGTGCCTTTTCCTTTACACTGGGATTCGAAATACCTGTTGCACATCCGGTTGAACTCCGCTGTAAACAGTGGGCGCCAGGCTTCCTCGAAGGTATGAACCTGCTGGTCGTAGAAGATAATATTATCAACATCCGCATACTGGAAATGCAGCTTAAAAAATCAGGTGCAGGCGTTACGACAGCCACCAATGGCAAACAAGCCCTGGAAAGGCTAAAAGAACAAACTTTTGATGGTATCATCCTCGATCTGCATATGCCGGAAATGAATGGTTATGAAGCCATCCCACATATCAAAATGATCCAGCCCGATGCGTTTATCATTGTGCTGACCGCGGATATTATGCCGGAAGTAGCAGAAAAATTATCTATGCTGCATGTCACCGACTTACTGCCGAAACCTTATGCTGCCGCAGATTTGTATAAAGCATTAGCACACCATTATGCGTAA
- a CDS encoding TonB-dependent siderophore receptor, producing the protein MQLQAITLIGLTCLSLTAAAQQPAPKPTTAPVKDTITKTVELDSVVISSTRNNSRIENLPMKVEVLGKEEMIEESSIKPGNVASILGDLSVIHVQNTSAINGNNAIRMQGLDGKYTQLLRDGLPVYEGLSGNFGVLAIPPLDLKQIEIIKGSVSTLYGGGAIAGMINFISKNPGAKPELTILANTTTLKENNFNAYYSQKWGKFGMTFFGGTTLQNPVDVNKDGFSDVPRIRQYVVHPRFFWYANQYTTLQLGYTGTFEKREGGDMQVLDGHPDAIHVYTEVNNSNRNSVDLQLTRRNVGGGVLTIKGNGSFYNLTNTEGTFILTGKQANSYVEAAYSKASEKNDFVAGINNTSENYRRGNPDSSLIGNYSYNTTGAFVQDGYHFSDKFMAEAGLRTDYHNVFGWYVLPRLALMYKPTDDINIRLSAGTGYKSPAIFTTQTQTIGYRYVLPLANGMKSERSTGVNFDGNWHTELGKVDITLNQAFYYTHINDPILPVADKTRPDMYVLQNQPFATRSLGTDTYIRMEYNHVELYLGYNHTSTRYTDDLKTHVAFAPQDKFAGTLAYELKEKWRFGIENSWIGNQYDYNNQKTPNYWFWAAMISRKIGDHITLVLNAENIFDARQGKHETLYTGTVSNPQFVPLWGPVDGRVVNFSVKFDL; encoded by the coding sequence ATGCAATTGCAAGCAATTACATTGATAGGCCTGACCTGTTTATCGCTGACCGCAGCGGCACAACAGCCAGCACCTAAACCTACAACTGCCCCTGTTAAAGACACGATCACGAAAACCGTGGAACTGGATTCCGTTGTCATCAGCTCCACCCGCAACAACAGCCGGATAGAAAATCTGCCCATGAAAGTAGAAGTACTGGGTAAGGAAGAAATGATCGAGGAAAGTAGTATCAAACCCGGCAACGTAGCAAGTATACTCGGCGACCTCTCTGTCATACATGTACAAAACACCTCTGCCATCAACGGCAATAATGCGATCCGTATGCAGGGCCTGGATGGGAAATATACACAGTTACTCAGGGATGGATTACCTGTCTACGAGGGCCTCAGCGGCAACTTCGGCGTACTGGCCATTCCACCACTCGACCTGAAGCAGATCGAGATCATTAAAGGCTCTGTATCCACGCTCTATGGTGGCGGTGCTATCGCTGGTATGATCAACTTCATCTCCAAAAATCCAGGTGCTAAACCAGAACTCACCATACTGGCCAATACGACCACTCTGAAAGAGAATAACTTCAACGCCTATTACTCCCAGAAATGGGGCAAATTCGGCATGACCTTCTTCGGTGGTACCACCCTTCAAAATCCGGTGGATGTCAATAAAGACGGCTTCAGCGATGTACCACGCATACGTCAGTACGTAGTGCATCCGCGCTTCTTCTGGTATGCCAATCAATATACCACCCTCCAGCTGGGCTATACCGGCACCTTCGAGAAAAGAGAAGGCGGCGATATGCAGGTGCTGGACGGACATCCGGATGCTATCCACGTATATACGGAGGTCAACAACAGCAACCGCAACAGCGTAGATCTGCAGCTGACACGTCGCAACGTGGGTGGTGGCGTCCTCACCATCAAAGGCAATGGCAGCTTCTATAACCTCACCAACACCGAAGGAACTTTTATCCTGACGGGTAAACAGGCCAACAGCTACGTGGAAGCAGCCTATAGCAAGGCTTCTGAAAAGAATGACTTTGTGGCCGGCATCAACAATACCTCCGAAAACTATCGCAGGGGCAACCCGGACAGCTCCCTGATCGGCAACTACTCCTACAATACAACCGGCGCCTTCGTCCAGGATGGCTACCACTTCTCAGATAAATTCATGGCAGAGGCCGGCTTACGTACCGATTACCATAATGTTTTCGGATGGTACGTACTCCCACGACTCGCCCTGATGTATAAGCCAACTGACGATATCAATATCCGCCTCAGTGCCGGTACCGGTTATAAATCTCCGGCTATCTTCACCACCCAAACCCAGACCATCGGCTACAGGTACGTGCTGCCGCTGGCCAATGGTATGAAGTCTGAACGCAGTACCGGCGTGAATTTCGACGGCAACTGGCATACTGAACTCGGCAAGGTGGATATTACGCTCAACCAGGCCTTTTATTATACACATATCAACGATCCTATTCTGCCGGTTGCTGATAAAACCAGACCGGATATGTATGTGCTGCAAAACCAGCCATTTGCTACCAGGAGCCTGGGTACGGACACCTATATACGCATGGAATACAACCACGTAGAACTCTACCTGGGCTATAACCACACTTCCACACGCTATACCGACGACCTGAAAACGCATGTCGCCTTCGCACCGCAGGATAAGTTTGCCGGCACCCTCGCCTATGAACTGAAGGAAAAATGGCGTTTCGGTATCGAAAACAGCTGGATTGGTAATCAATACGATTACAATAATCAAAAGACACCTAACTACTGGTTCTGGGCAGCTATGATTTCCAGGAAAATCGGTGATCATATCACACTCGTGCTGAACGCTGAAAATATCTTCGATGCGCGTCAGGGCAAACACGAAACTTTGTATACCGGAACGGTTTCCAACCCGCAGTTCGTTCCGCTGTGGGGCCCTGTGGACGGCAGAGTTGTCAATTTCTCCGTAAAATTCGATCTCTAA
- a CDS encoding DUF2911 domain-containing protein yields the protein MKKFLMAAFFTATATVAFAQQEQRKSPHVTAEGKDIKVVYGQPSKNGREIFGKLEPFGKVWRAGADEATEITFAKDMTFGGKPVKAGTYTLFVIPEPKEWTIILNSTLKQWGAYSYDKIKDKNVLEVTVPLEKVKAPVEKLTYTVGPKSLDIAWDEAKVAIPVK from the coding sequence ATGAAAAAATTCTTAATGGCAGCTTTTTTTACTGCAACTGCTACTGTAGCATTCGCTCAGCAGGAACAGCGTAAAAGTCCACACGTTACCGCAGAAGGTAAAGATATAAAAGTAGTGTACGGTCAGCCATCCAAAAATGGCAGGGAAATTTTTGGCAAACTGGAACCATTCGGTAAGGTATGGCGTGCCGGTGCCGACGAAGCTACTGAAATCACATTCGCAAAAGACATGACTTTTGGTGGTAAGCCTGTAAAAGCAGGTACTTACACCCTGTTTGTCATTCCGGAACCGAAAGAATGGACAATCATCCTGAACAGCACCCTGAAGCAGTGGGGCGCGTACAGCTATGATAAAATCAAGGACAAAAATGTACTGGAAGTAACAGTGCCTTTGGAAAAAGTGAAAGCACCAGTTGAGAAACTGACTTACACTGTTGGGCCTAAATCCCTTGACATTGCATGGGATGAAGCAAAAGTTGCCATTCCTGTTAAGTAA